Sequence from the Aspergillus nidulans FGSC A4 chromosome III genome:
CGTTGTCCTTATCCCGTTGTGAAGATCAAACCGCCAGAATGCCGACTGCTATGGTTTACCACGCCAAGGCGCAATCCACCTTCAAGCCTCCATTGATCGCAAACGAGAATGCATTCCTGGGCGACATTGACTCAAGGTAAGTGCGCTTTGTCCAAGGTGTGTTGACCCGTGCTGACAGCTCCAAGCGACTCCTACAACCCCGAAAAGCCCATCTCCGCCGGCTTCTACCGTCTCGAGAAGGGCACACCTCTAATCTACGAGTACACCTACGACGAAATGAAGATCATTCTCGAGGGCGAGTTTGAGATCTCCGACGAGACGGGCCAAACGGTGACCGCTGGGGCGGGCGATGTGCTCCACTTCCCCAAGGGCTCAAAGATTACCTTCACTACGCCGTCGTACGGGCTCGCATTCTACGTGAGTGATGTTTCCCGAGCTCGACATCCAGTACTTGCTGACACGTGCTTGCGCATAAAAGACGGGACAGCGGGCCAAGGGGGCGGCTTGAAGGTCAAGTGAGTgatgagggagaagaagactccGGCACGACCAACGATGAAATGCGGAACGAGGGCTGGATCGGGGATCACCGAGGTCATGACATCACAGTTCCAAGGTTCCTTGTGCGGGCTCCCAGTGATCTGTGCCCCGATCCATGGTTTGCGGTGGCTGGGTCCGCGTGTGTATCTTGGAAGATAACAACAATCCAAATCAACATGGAGATCTCGAGAGACGGGCCGCTGAACCAGATGGATCCGCGCACCCAGATGGCCGCGCCGTAACCAGTAAACTTTTCTGTGTGCTTTTGTGTGCTTTGCAGAGTAGTAACCCCTGTCTCCATAGTTGTGGCTGATTCAATGGATCGATCGGCTGTCATCATCGAGACTATCTCGTTCGATTGCAGTGCATCGCTGATAGATTATGGAATCCTGCGAGGAACTGGCTGATGGTTGGTGGGAATGACTCGCAGTAGCCTCGAGGTCCCCCGATCTTGTATGGAGCTAGGGAGTTGCTAGGGAAACGGTCCAGGAACCTTCAACGGAAATGAACTCAGAAgaggctggctggctggctgaagGCGATCGGGCTTCAAGTGGATATGAATCTGGGCCTGAAGTGGGCTCTCTAGCCTCTCTTCAGCTGCAGCgtcattcttcctcttcttcttccttggtcGTGCTTTcccctcatcgtcttcatttCAGTTTGCCCTCCATCCCTCGCGTCGCTATATTACCTAGTAATATCCAGCTGTCTCACTCAGTCTGTTTAACTTCAGCACTGTTCCTCCTTCAAGAACTCGTCAAATTCTCTGCGAGAGCTGTCTTTCTTCTGTCAACAAAGACATTCTGTTCCCGCCTATGTCCCACAACTGCTGACACCCTCGCACTGTCACACCTcacattgctttttctgtccAAACGAATTTCTACAATAATTTTCTACAATACTTTCTTTTTCGCGCTCTTCATCGATTCGCTCACATTTATTCTCCTATCCTCCGACCTCGTGCCActcacttttttttttttttctaagAGCCAGCGTTCGACCCCTCTCGCTGCTTCGCTGACGCGTGGATTGTGTCCCACTGATTGTCGGCGACGAAGCGCGCGCTCGCCACGCTGTTCTTCGAGATATTCACCACCACGGGGTTCAGAAGCTTTATGCCATCATGACTCTGAATCTCGATTCTAAAGACCATTCCAACTTTCGTCTTCCCCATTTTCCCCCGCCTTTACACACTCGCTCCGGCAATGAGGCGTTCGATCGCCCCTCAACGCCCCGCGACGATGGCTTTACCAGCCCAATCTCAACCCCGCTAGGCAGCCCAAGCAAGAGCCGTATGCCTCCTGGTGCCCTGGACCTCCCTAGTGTTTTCGATAACGCTCTGAAACTGCAgccttcatcgccaaccAAGAATGCGCACAACAATTTCAACCATCCAATGTTTACCCTACCCAATCAGAGCGGCGAAACCTTCAATGAGAGTGTTATTCGTCCGGCCAGTCCCAGTCGGCGACCCAAGAATGAGAACACTTTACCGCAATCGGCTCCCCTAACCAAGGATCTGGGTCGTAATCCAGCTGCCGCGGCCATTTCTCGTCAAGAGCAATACCACACCCGAGATCTGGAGAGCGTGCAGAGACGTCAGGTGCCGATGCGGGGGCTGACTCCGGAGGAATTGGAAAAACTGCAGAACCCACGCGTAAAGCGCCTGGTCAACGTGACCCAGCTATGTAAGCCTTTGCGAAATGCTTTTTCTGTAGGGACCAACTAACAGCTACAGATTTCCTGGACTATTATTTCGACCTGTTGAGCTACGTTCACAACCGGCAAACCCGCTATTCCCAGTTTTGCGCCGCAAATCCTGAGCCTCCCGCGACACCGATCGAAGAGTATGAGCCTGCTTTATCCAAATATTTGGGTCGGGAACGGGCCCACCTCCGCAAGCGTCGTACCAGACTTAGGCAGGGCGATTTCCAGATTTTGACTCAGGTTGGTCAGGGTGGGTACGGACAGGTGTACTTGGCATCAAAGAAGGACACCAAAGAAGTATGCGCTTTGAAGGTCATGAGCAAAAAACTTCTATTTAAACTGGATGAGATTCGGCATATCCTTACCGAGCGCGACATCTTGACAGCAGCGAAGAGCGAATGGCTAGTGAAGCTTCTTTATGCATTCCAGGATGAAACACAGATTTATTTTGCAATGGAGTTCGTGCCAGGAGGCGATTTCCGCACCCTGCTCAACAACACGGGCGTGCTGCACAACCGGCACGCTCGCTTCTATATTGCCGAGATGTTTTGCTGCATCGATGCCTTGCATGCTCTGGGCTATATCCATCGTGATTTGAAACCGGAAAACTTCCTTATTGACTCAACTGGCCATGTGAAACTGACCGACTTCGGTCTGGCGGCGGGTATGCTCAATCCTCGCAAAATTGAATCAATGCGcgtgaagctggaggaggtgggcAACACCCCTGTTCCATTTGGCCGTCCGATGGAGCAGCGCACGATGGCCGAGCGCCGCCAGGGATACCGCAGCTTGCGGGAGCGTCAGGTTGACTATGCAAAGTCTATTGTCGGCTCCCCCGACTACATGGCTCCGGAGGTGCTCAAGGGTGAGGAATACGACTTTACGGTGGATTATTGGAGTTTGGGATGTATGCTCTTCGAGGCATTAGCAGGTTACCCACCATTTGCCGGATCAACAGTGGACGAAACctggcagaacttgaagaactgGCAAAAGGTGCTCCGCCGGCCTGTTTATGAGGATCCTAACTATTTCCTTTCAAAACGAACATGGAACTTCATCACCACACTGGTGGCATCCAGGGAGCACCGTTTCAAGAACATCAGTGAAATTCACGCACATGAGTACTTCAGCGAAGTGGATTTCAGTCGACTGCGCGAGCAGCGCCCACCTTTCGTACCTCAACTGGACTCGGAGACTGATGCAGGGTACTTTGACGATTTCGAAAACGAGGCTGACATGGCCAAGTACAAGGAAGTTCACGATAAGCAACgggctctggaagagatggcTGAGCGTGATGAAAAGATGGCAAAGGGGCTCTTCGTTGGGTTTACGTTTAGGTTCGTGCCTTGCTTCCTCCTTGTGAATGACGAGTCTAACCAGCTGCAGACATCGCAAGCCGAACATCGACGGAACTGGGCGTCTCTCTCCCCGCAAGCCGATACCAACCGAGGACTTTGGTACTATCTTCTAGGGCTCATGACCTTACTGTCTCCTCTTTCGTTGTTGTGGTCCGGACAAGCTGGTCTTGAATGGCCGTTATCTGATTAAACTTCCTAATGTATGGCTGGCATGATCCGAACGGAGTTGACGAGTTGAGTTGTACGATACAAAGATACCTAGTAGTTAACCTGAACGTAAAGCTGTCAATCGCTTGACTATCTTGCCATCTTGTCTAGCCATGCAGTTGCCGCCTTTTGCTTACCGTAGAACTTTTGGCTCCATCTTGGTTGCCTGCTGTTTACCAAAGCATTGAAGTGGCCAGTAAAGGGCTTAGAATCGTTGATGTACCTTGCTGGGTGTTGCAGGTGGGATACTAGTGCCAGTCATAATATGGTTTTCCAATTGAAGTACTCGTGTGAGCGATTACGCGAATGATAGTCGGCGATCCCTAACTGGATGCCATTAGTCTCTTGATTAAGTTTGAGATCGTTTCGACAAAGCGTAGCAGGGGCCATTTTCATAAACAATAAACAGGCTACCGAGCCCTACACTTGAAGCAGCCCGAAGTGATCCCGTACTTAGTGtaaggagagaaagatagAATGAATAAGAAAGTTGAGCGGAGAATATTATCAGTCATTTCTCAATTCCAATACAAATACACCCTACCCTTATTCCAACTAATTCAGACAGGTCATGTTGCCCCTAGTCTCAATTCCCCTCCGCCTGTCTTACCATCTTCAGAATCTGACTCTCATCATCCCCAACAACTGCTTGCCCATTCGTCCAATCAACCGTGACAGGCCTCATAAACCGCCCGCTATCTTCCTTAAACCGCTTAACCGCTTCCTCTGCGTTCTTCGCGCCCTGTATAATCTCGCTGACCGGATACCGCGCCCCCCCTTCTTTGCCGGCCCCGCTTGGATCTCCCGTAACGTACTCGAGGATATTGCGCAGCTGGTCGGTTGTTGGCGGGGCGGTAGTGACTTCGAGCTGGAATTCGCCGCGCCCGACGGGTGTATCTGCGgcagaggcggcggcggatgCAGACTTTAGGATCTTGTATGCCGTGTTGCTGGCCGGGGAACTGGGGGAGTGAAAGAGGGTTATCGGGTCGAGGGATTTAGGCTGCGTAATGTTAGACCACTGTTTCGTTTGAATTGGACCGGCTGGCCGAGAGAGAAGACAGGCTGACTTACGAAGCGGAAAACCATTTTGACTGGTATGTGGTTGATGCAGAGTCTCTGGTGTTATCAACGAAGATTCTGAGCTTAATTGAGGCTAGGCTCGGTAGGCTAAGCTCGATGGCTGGTGATACCTTTCCAAATCCCGTCGGGCGTCGGGAGCACCACCGACGGTTGTTGGGTAGTGAGTCAGATTATGATTACGTCATACCCTTCGGGGTCCCCTTCTGTTTAGCGCGAGTAGCCGCATAGCGCGTCTTTAGCATGAGGCGCTTGGGGTCTTCATAACTCAGGTCAGGGACGGGCTCTATATCCTAAGCCTCCTAGAGAGAAAAGCGAATGCTAATCCCACGAATTTTTGGGAATAAAAAGTGTCAGTAGTCTAAAGCAGCCCAGCTGCATAACAGGCACGATACCAGACAGCCCTAACTCCAGGTTAATCGCGGCACGTTACCAGACCAACTCCTTACCAAAAACTCCCAAAACATAGGACTATACTTCCTGAGCACCAGTTCCTCTAAGCACAGCCTTCTTGCAACAGAAACAACGCATCATTGAATCTGTCTACTCGTTTCGACACTATTGTCGTCCATTATGTTTCATCAACTGGAGTCTCGTATATATGAAACATATCTCTGATTGGCCCATGAGCCGTGTTGTCATGTCACGTGCTAGGTACCTGCACAATTGTAACGGTGCTGTACAGAGTATTGTTCTTAATCCTTCTCTCCCACCAAAAGCTTGTCTGGTTACAATTTTCCAAAGAATCATAACAATGGGCTCTACTACAGTCGCCTTCGAGCGGCTGCGTTCAGTCGGTAAGTGAGTTGCCGATGTAGACTGCAGCACGCTACTGACCATTATCTGGGCCTCTCGGAGAAGTACTCCACCACAAGACACCCTCTACGCTTCTACATGAACGTTGCCATCACAGCAAATTACACCATTCCAGAGACCTTTACTCTCTCGCTTAAGGAATACATATACAAGGCTATTGAAACCTTGATCAATCAACATCCGATCCTCTCCGCAATCCCAATAGGAGAAGACACAGACAAGCCTTACTTTGCGCGACTTCCTGAGATCGATCTAGCTCAGCCGATttctttccagaagagagTCAAGGGTCTGACGCTGGACAAGCATGACAGCGAATTACAAACTTTGCTTCAGACGCAGCACGATACCGGGTTCGCGGCGCCGTTGCCCTACTGGCGGCTCATAGTACTGACTGATGGCGAATCGGAAAGACGCTTTACTGCGGTATTCGTGTATCACCATGGCCTCGGCGACGTACTTCTGGTAAGGCGTTTCATCGCACGTTCCTTCGGGCTCTGCGGGAATCGGCGTCATTGAAGCCAGGGGAAGCTAAGCAGGTGGTTATCCCGCCAAAGACACCTCTCTTACCACCACTTGAAGACCTGCATCCGCTTCCCATATCGATCCCCTTCCTTTTCAAGATCGCGTTCAAGACATGGGTTTACTCCAAACAGGACTCAAGTCTCTGGTCTGGAGGACCATTTCAGCTACCGCTGAGCACTCAAGTACGATTTCTTGTCCTATCAGCCGCTCAGACCCTGGCACTTGTTAAAGTTTGCCGCGAGCACAGCACGACAGTCACCTGCACCGTCGAGACAGCAATCGCGCGCTCGATATTTCCTCATATACCTGGAAAGTACACACGTGTCGTGGGTAGCATACCGATCACCCAGCGCCCGTGGCTTCCGGACACAATCACAGATGAATCAATGGGCGTCTACGTGCAGGAAATGCCTGAAACATTCGCGCGCGAGACAGTAACCCAAGATACCTTTCCATGGGACGAAGCACAGCGGGCGCGGCGAACAATCACAAAAGAACTTGCTTTGGAGAGCAAAAATACGACTGTTGGGCTCTTCAAATATGTCAAAGACTACCGCAAGGATCTGTGCGAATCAAAGATTGGCAAACCAAGACCGGTGACGTTTGAGTTGTCAAGTCTTGGTGTTATAAAGACGGAGGATTGTGAGGATACTTCTATCCCGCAGATGGGTGGGGTCATCTTCACACAGAGCGCAAGTGTCATTGGTGCTGCTATGGAGTTCTCCCTTGTCACTGGTGCAGATGGATGTTTGGCGCTAGGAATCTCGTGGCAACCCGgcgtggtggaggaagatacAGTGCAGGTTGTGCTTGATACGCTCGAGAAGGAACTACACCATCTTTCGGGGTGATTGAGTGTGTTACCCCTTCCCAGAGTAAACAAATTATGTAGGCGGTGAGTGATCCGAGCCTCGGCCGACGGCAGAATATGGGGTGTTCACCTGTTCTAACCAACTTTCAGCCCTTCATCCACCTCATTCTCCCTTTAGAATACCTAGAATTAAAACAATCGTGCCAAAATGTCCCGTGCGCCTTTCATTGTCCCCGCGCTAAAAAAACACACCGCCACGGTGATAATGGCCCATGGCTTGGGCGACAGGTTGGTTCCGTCCCAAAATGGTAAACGAGTGGCTGATTGATTGTTTTTAATAGCGGTGCAGGATGGTATGCCAGAGCCTTCACGAATGGCGCTTGAAATCATGAATCGAGTTCTAATGAGACGGTCGAACAGGGTCTCTCTCGCCCACAACTGGCGCCGACGAGGCTTGTTTGAAGAAGTGaccttcatcttcccaaATGCGCCCATGATTCCGATTACAGTGGTACGTTTGACGCAAGCTTTTTTCACGGCTCAAAGACCTAGGCTTGAGGTTGAGACGCTGCTGACCTGAAATTTTTCGGATAGAACTTCGGAATGTCAATGCCTGGTTGGTACGACATCACCAAACTCGGTCGTGATGTGAgtccttcccttctcattCCCCTCTATGGCAAACAGCAGCTGATAGAATAGCAATACAGCTCGATTTCcaagaagccgtcaagaACCAAGATGAAGCCGGCATCCTTAAGTCTCGCGATTACTTCAACTCCCTGATTAAAGAGCAAATGGACCAAGGCATCAAGCCGTCACGAATCGTCCTCGGAGGGTTCTCGCAGGGAGGCGCCATGTCCCTGTTCTCAGGTATAACTGGACAGGAGAAGCTTGGTGGTGTCTTTGGCCTTTCATGCTACATGCTCCTCAGTGACCGTATCAAGAACTATATCCCGGAAAACTTCCCGAACAAGAAGACGCCATTCTTCCTTGCGCACGGCACAGAAGATGATATTGTGCCGCATGAGTTTGGCAAGCGCTCGGCCGAGATGGCTAAGGAATTGGGACTGGAAGATGTCACCTTTAACTCATACAAGTGAGTCCCGGTCCCCTGGGTATATACTTTGATGCTAACGATGAAAGGTATCTCTCACACTCCGCCGACCCGGTGGAGATtgaggacttggagaagTTCCTTGACAGAGTGATTCCGGCCGAGAACGGGGGTAGCTTATGACTTGATCCTCCCTCTGGACGCTGGAAGCCGCTCTCCCACAGCGCCACTCTGGGCGCAATACTTCTATTTATAGTGGTTCTGATCTACAGACGAGATAGAGCTCTGTCTAAGCACGAATTTGATTAGGCCATAAATATTTCACAAACATGTGGATCATAATTATTCCTTCCCGGCCCTCTCTATAGCCCTCTTTATGATCTCCACCATCCTATCATTATTCCCCGCATCAAATGGAATCATGTGCTTCCCTCCATGATCATAAACTTCCGCCTTCCCCGGCTCGCAAAGCCCGAACAGTTTCAACCCCTGCTCATATAACGGATCTTGCCTGCCCACAAAATGCGCCGTCGGAATCCTAACCCTATACTCACCCTCTGGTAGGCTAACAGGCCCCTTCCCATCCAACTCATACGGTATCCCCGCACATATAAACACTGCGGCCTTAAACAGTGGCGGCGCGTCCGGACCTTTCGTGTGAACATGATGATCAAGCAGTGAGTACGCAAGCGCTGCGCCCTGCGAAAACCCCATCACCGCGTCAAAGGGACCCTCCCGCTCCATTGTACGCAAGGTGTACTGGATTGCGGCGGCAAGGTCTGTGCCTGGGCATACGTCCCTCGGGTAGTGACTGTAGAAGGGGGGAGGGACAATGCCTTTCAGTTCTGGAAAGCGTTAATATCGAGATTCACCTATAAAGGAAATTTCTGAGATGATAAGTACCAGGTTCGCAGTCAGAGTTGAGACGGCCGTTTATGAAGTGGAATTCGTGACCTTGGGATTCGAGGGCTTGGACGAGACCGCCTGTTGGATATCGATTAGTACGAGACGCGGATTTCAGGGATTTGGTTTTTAGTGTGGTGTACCAGCTTGAATCTCGAAGATCTGATAAGGCCATTAGTATTCGGCTTGATAAGGTTACCTGACATGATGTAGATTGCGTTAAATGCCCAGAGCTGGATGGATGGGTAAATAGACGTACTTCCCCGCTTGTGCTGGCACCATGTAGACAGAGGAACCGCATTTCGACAACACAGTAAGCGACTGAATCTGGACGCAGcggtgaaaaaaaaaaagctatgTCGAGTCTTCTCTTGAAAGGAGAGGCAGTGTTTATCTTTGTTGCGGTTGTTGTTTAGGATCCGATGATGACATATCTTGATACGGAGCGGGGTGGGGGAATACGGCGTACGACCGCATGTAGCACGGGATTTCGCTTCTGTATAAGAACATTGCCTGGATTCAAGGCTCATTCATGACAAATCAACGCAAAGTAATTGATCATCTCGCCAGTCATCATGTTGGAAAAGAACATCAGATGCTATAGTTCAGAATTCAGTATACTAGTTGATTACTCGTTTAGGTAGTGGCCAATCTAACGTTAACAGACATGGCGGCCTCGGTGCCTGAATGCCTTACGCTCGCCATCAAAGGTCACCACGGTCGAGAAGAAACATTGTTTCCGAATTTGACCTTGGAGGGATTATATGATGACGACCACCCCATCATATCTCTTTGTATTTGTTCTTTCAGGAGTCAGGACCCAGCATTGACCTTGTTCTGCTGAGGTTCTTACACCCTCCAATTGCTGCCTGAATGGTTAGGGTTTAGCCGAGGAGCCTCCTCTCGGGGTACAATCCACACAATCACCAAACAGCTACGGTAGAGATGCGCTCAACGCGAAGAATCGTCTTAGAAGAGGCAGCTATCTTGTAGAATGTATCCTGTAGCCAGAAACGTTGCGTAGTTGACTCCTCCGTCTTACGACGCTGTTCCTGTACCTTACCTAGCGAGCTCACGGCCCGCTTTCGCCATCTTTCCCTCTGCTTCTCCCCACACAAACTTCCATCCGAACATTCAGACTGCACCTCAACGCATCCATCCTCACCTCACCACTCATTCATCACCCCTCCCTCTCAGGTAGGTCAATATGCCCGTTCTTAATTCAACGAGCGATCGATTGCCTTTCAGATAGCACCACAAAATCTGGACACGACCTCTGATCGTGGAATGGACATCGTCTGACGTCGTGAAATTCCGAGTCTTGGCACCTTTCCCGAATCCCACACCCACAGCACACAACCTCCGTCCATTCGAGATTCCTGGCACTGTTATTGACGCTTCGACTCTTGTTAGATTTCTCCGGACTCCGAATCTACCGTCAAGATGGATCAGGCAAAGTTGGCTAGAATGCAGGCGAGCGTGCGGATCGGTATGtgattttttttcttctcttctgctgGAGTCCGAATGTGCGGTGCGGTTGCGATTCTTTCTCGGTGCGAGGAGCGGGAAAATCATATTTTGGATCGATTGATTTAAGCGATGTTTGGCATGTGATGGATTTGGCTGGAACTCGCGGTATTGGAGAATCAGCACTGGATCGTCTTGGTTTGGATTGGTATCTGCTGGGGTTGAATGAGGTTGAATCGAACTGCACCGCACCGCATTGTTTTCAGCGAACGGACTTGATAAATTGCTAAATTCTCTGAGAAAACGTCCGCTAACTTGCTTCTACAGGGTATGTTATCCTGGTTTTCCCTCTATCTCCATATCCGTCGCCGATACTCAAAGCGCCCCGGACGTCCGGAACTCAATTAGAGGAACAAGCATACTGACATCGAATAGTGGAAAGGGTACTCCCCgccgcaaggtcaagaaggtcCACAAGACCTCCGGCGCCGACGACAAGAAGCTCCAGGCTACcctcaagaagatgaacGTCCAGCCCATTCAGGCCATCGAGGAGGTCAACATGTTCAAGGAGGACGGGAACGTCATCCACTTTGCCGCTCCTAAGGGTATCTACCCCTCCATATCCACCTCTTAAGACTCCATTTGCATAAGGCGCCTGGAGCCAAATCAAACAGAAGAACGCGCACTAACTGTTGGTTGCGAAATTAAAGTCCACGCTTCCGTCCCCTCCAACACCTTCGCCCTCTACGGCAACggcgaagagaaggaactcaCCGAGCTCGTCCCCGGTATCCTCAACCAGCTTGGCCCCGACAGCCTAGCCTCTCTCCGCAAGCTCGCCGAGTCTTACCAGAATATGCAGAAGAACCAGGccggtgagaagaaggacgacgacgaggatgatatcCCCGATCTGGTGGAGGGCGAGAACTTTGAGAAATCTGTTGACTAAATCTATCTCACATCCGATCCTTCCAATCCCATTACGATTCCCATCTCGGTCTCATTTGAACTGGGGCATGAGTGAGCGTCAATGATGATATTTTTGCAATGAGGTAATAGGCTGGCAAGGCAAAATCCAATAAAATATCGAATCAATTCATGATGACTTTCGTGGTTACGTTGCCCTCAGCGGGTTGGGTTTCCGAACGAAAAAGGGCGTTAAAGAGGGGCTTTCTCTGCTTGGCTATTGTCTTCCTCGAGATAGTCGGGCGTGCTATTCCCGTATCTGGGTGAGAGTTGCTACCAAAGTAAGGACTAATACCAAGGTGGAGACTTAGATTCCTTAGCAATGTTAGGTAAGTTGTATGCATAAATTGCGGACTCCTAAACTAATCTCGTAATTAATCCCCATAAGTTCCCATGATGATATACTAACGCCCATGAATGCTAACACACCCAGTACAAAAAAGAAACCAGTTAAATCAGCACTGTAGGCAACACTCCGCATAAATAGTATGTTTCTATCATACAAGCATAGGGTATAAACTTTCTGAGGGGTAGGCAGCCGGCAGTTGCTACGACTCCTCCCTCAACCCACAGATATCAGTCCCCAGAACCATGTCAATCATGTACCAAAACCTCCAGTAAACATTCGATTTATCGTAATCGAATGTCCCGTCCTCGCGGAGCTGTGGCCCATCACCAACAATGTCGCCAGTGAACCAGCTCAGTATCGGGATTGAGCGAAGGACGCGCTCCGTGACTGTCGGCGCGGGCGGGAGTGCTTCGGAGATAGGCCGCAGTTTCGTGCGGCGCACTGTAGGCACGTGTGTCATGAATTCGGAGACTGGTGCGGCCGTGGCTTCCTGGGGTGTGTGGCGCTGATGAAGGGTAGCAGTCGCTGTGCTGGTGGAAGCTGTGGATGGGAGAGACTGTTCAATGCCTGTGGCTGTTGCGGAGCTGGCGGTGCTCGTGGTGTCttgggagaaggagaagtcctcttcgtcggcaaTGCTGGCGAGATTGTTGACGGCGAAGGAGCGCGGGAGAGTTGTTGCGCGAGAGGGACGAcccttgtccttgttctgAAGGAAAGCCGTCGAATGCGATGTGCTCAGTGTGCGCTTGTTGCTTGACATGAAGCGGTTCGCTTGTGTCGAGCCCACCGGAATCGGGACGTCTTCTGCTGGTCCTTGGCCATGATAAATCTCACAGAAGACCAAGTGCCCGTCGATTTCCTGCGGCGAGTAAAAGACCGCGCGGTCTGCGGCCTCCGTCGAGTCAAAGGTAACCTTGATCCAGTGAAAACCACCCGCGTATCGTTTGGATTTGCGGTTTGCGTCCGCAGAGAGATTTGCGCGGATCACCACATCACCACCGCTGAGGAGCTGAGAGTAGCCGACGTTGGTTTTGGGGTCGATCCTTGGGTAGTCTTCACAGATCATGCCGCGCGAGACCCGCTCGTACTTATCAATCACCTTCCACTCACTGTCCTTATTCCGGTATCCGTATAGAATGCATTCAGTGGCTACCTTCTCTGTCTGTTTCCTAGCATTGTCGAGGTTCGCTGACGAGGCGGATTTCGGCAGTGCATTCCGTGACTTTTCTTGCTCCTGCTGTTGCGCGAAGAGCCGGCTGAATTCAGCTACGTTTtggttctctttctttgccggCGTGCCAGTGCGAGTGCGGGATCGAGACTGCTCGTAGCGGGCGTTCCTTCGCTTGCCGAAGGGTCCAGTCTCTTCGGGCGGCCGTCGTGGGTTGCGAGCTTCGCTGTTTGTTGGATTAGCATGTACTCGGCTTCCGCGGACTGGTCGCCTCCACAAGCTGAATGCATAAGATAGAGTCCTTACTCTTTGTAAACATATCCCCATGGTAAAGTATTGCCCTTGTCATCTTTGGCGCGTTCCTCCAAAGGGACGGAGTGGTACTCCatcttctgcagctgctaCTGGAATCAAATATTGTTTGTCGTGAAAAAGAAATAATGAAGGTAAATCTCCAGGTTCGGCGGCCTTTAAGAAAAAACGGCGGGTCAATGAAGATGTGGGTTACAGAGAATGCAGGTGGAAGCGAGCTCCCCAAAACTTTTGTCGCAATAAACAGTGTTGGCCTGGATATTGTCACATGACCTTACGGGCGGTATATGTATATGGCCCTGCAAGAGTCCCACATTCTTGTAACAATCTACTACAGGATCTACGAAGTAGTTTCGCACATGCGCCGAGACCGAATCACCTAATAGGATTTCTGTTGCTTCAAAAATGTTATTCGCCCAACATCCCCATCAAGACCGCAGACCTCGCCAAAATTGCCAACCTCCAGGTTCCGGCGTCCTACATGCCCATTGAATTCATCCAAAGGACAAGACAGTCCAGGTCCGGTTTTGC
This genomic interval carries:
- a CDS encoding uncharacterized protein (transcript_id=CADANIAT00006320) — encoded protein: MEYHSVPLEERAKDDKGNTLPWGYVYKDEARNPRRPPEETGPFGKRRNARYEQSRSRTRTGTPAKKENQNVAEFSRLFAQQQEQEKSRNALPKSASSANLDNARKQTEKVATECILYGYRNKDSEWKVIDKYERVSRGMICEDYPRIDPKTNVGYSQLLSGGDVVIRANLSADANRKSKRYAGGFHWIKVTFDSTEAADRAVFYSPQEIDGHLVFCEIYHGQGPAEDVPIPVGSTQANRFMSSNKRTLSTSHSTAFLQNKDKGRPSRATTLPRSFAVNNLASIADEEDFSFSQDTTSTASSATATGIEQSLPSTASTSTATATLHQRHTPQEATAAPVSEFMTHVPTVRRTKLRPISEALPPAPTVTERVLRSIPILSWFTGDIVGDGPQLREDGTFDYDKSNVYWRFWYMIDMVLGTDICGLREES